The following proteins are encoded in a genomic region of Micrococcaceae bacterium Sec5.8:
- a CDS encoding peptidylprolyl isomerase, whose amino-acid sequence MTAIATAKATIHTSLGDIVVNLFGNHAPKTVENFVGLATGEKAWTHPESGEDKTGTPLYDGTIFHRIIKDFMIQAGDPLGRGVGGPGYKFDDEIHPELTFNEPYKLAMANAGIQMGRGTNGSQFFITTIPTGWLQGKHSIFGEVADAESKKVVDAIEGVRTGMGDRPVEDVVIKSIDVVKL is encoded by the coding sequence ATGACTGCCATCGCAACTGCAAAAGCAACCATCCACACGAGCCTGGGCGACATCGTCGTCAATCTTTTCGGCAACCACGCACCGAAAACCGTCGAGAACTTCGTCGGCCTGGCCACCGGCGAGAAAGCCTGGACCCACCCCGAATCGGGCGAGGACAAGACCGGCACGCCGTTGTATGACGGCACTATTTTCCACCGGATCATCAAGGACTTCATGATCCAGGCGGGCGATCCTTTGGGCCGCGGTGTCGGCGGACCGGGCTACAAGTTCGACGACGAAATCCACCCCGAGCTGACTTTCAACGAGCCCTACAAGCTGGCCATGGCCAACGCCGGCATCCAGATGGGCCGCGGCACCAACGGCTCGCAGTTCTTCATCACCACCATTCCCACCGGCTGGCTGCAGGGCAAGCACAGCATCTTCGGTGAGGTGGCTGACGCCGAGTCCAAAAAGGTGGTTGACGCTATCGAGGGTGTCCGCACCGGCATGGGTGACCGTCCGGTTGAAGACGTCGTCATCAAGAGCATTGACGTAGTGAAGCTCTAA
- a CDS encoding glycosyltransferase family 2 protein, with translation MSPDKSSEDALRDAVQTPAVSIVIPAYNEESVIRQCLIAAVYQSVPAHEIIVVNNMSKDRTADIVRQMQLEYPESPIILLRQEKAQGLIPTRNFGLDHATGDILGRIDADSVLEPDWVEQVQKAFRDKSVHAATGPVVYYDMPMRRFGLKADDKMRQLMLKLAKHQYHFLFGSNMALRRSAWEIIRGETCLDKKDEMHEDIDLSLHLADHELRIQYWPQMISGMSARRLEDSPRDYRYYVTRFDRTYKAHNVKKMALKAPMVVFFSVYFPAKLLRAIHTVNTTQPARRGGQ, from the coding sequence ATGTCACCCGATAAATCCTCTGAGGATGCCTTACGCGACGCTGTGCAAACGCCTGCCGTGTCGATCGTCATCCCGGCGTACAACGAGGAGAGTGTCATCCGGCAGTGCTTGATTGCTGCCGTGTATCAGTCTGTCCCGGCGCACGAAATCATCGTCGTCAACAACATGTCGAAAGACCGGACGGCCGATATCGTCCGGCAGATGCAGCTGGAATACCCCGAGAGCCCCATCATCCTGCTCCGTCAGGAGAAGGCCCAGGGCCTGATACCGACACGTAACTTCGGACTGGACCACGCCACGGGAGACATCCTTGGCCGGATCGACGCGGACTCCGTTCTCGAACCGGATTGGGTGGAGCAGGTGCAGAAGGCATTCCGGGACAAGTCCGTTCACGCCGCGACCGGCCCGGTGGTTTACTACGACATGCCGATGCGCCGTTTCGGACTGAAGGCCGATGACAAAATGCGCCAGCTGATGCTCAAGCTGGCCAAACACCAGTACCACTTTCTTTTTGGATCCAATATGGCACTGCGCCGCTCGGCATGGGAGATCATCCGGGGCGAGACGTGCCTGGACAAGAAGGATGAGATGCACGAGGACATTGATTTGTCCCTGCACCTGGCGGACCACGAGCTCCGTATCCAGTATTGGCCGCAGATGATCTCCGGTATGTCCGCCCGCAGGCTGGAAGATTCCCCCCGCGACTACCGCTACTACGTGACGCGCTTCGACCGCACCTACAAGGCCCACAACGTCAAGAAGATGGCGCTCAAGGCCCCTATGGTGGTCTTCTTCTCCGTATATTTTCCCGCGAAGCTGCTGCGGGCTATCCACACGGTCAATACAACCCAGCCTGCCCGCCGCGGCGGGCAGTAG